A single window of Macaca mulatta isolate MMU2019108-1 chromosome 9, T2T-MMU8v2.0, whole genome shotgun sequence DNA harbors:
- the IFIT1B gene encoding protein IFIT1 homolog B: MSEESDGKLIEDSLIQLRCHFTWKLLIEAPEIPDLENRIWEEIQFLDTKYNVGIHNLLAYVEHLKGQNEEALVTLKKAEDLIQKEHANQADMRSLVTWGNFAWVYYHMGRLAEAQTYLDKVENTCKKFANPSCYRMECPEMDCEEGWALAKCGGKNYERAKACFEKALEGDPENPEFNTGYAITVYRLDNFNIAAERNETFSLHVLKRAVRLNPDDVYIRVLLALKLQDGGQEAEGEKYIEEALTSMSSQTYVFRYAAKFYRRKGSVDKALELLKMALETTPTSAFLHHQMGLCYKTQMIQIKEATNWQPRGQDRETVNRLVQLAICKFEKTIMLKPTFEMAYVELAEMYAEIGHHRKAEEHFQKVLRMKIFEDQLKQEIHYRYGSFQEHHGKSEDKAITHYLKGLKIEKMSLSREKLLNALEKLAKRCVHRKVRVVESVSLLGLIHKLKGEVSDALLCYERALRLAADLNPMF, encoded by the exons ATGAG TGAAGAATCTGATGGAAAGCTTATCGAAGACAGCCTGATTCAGCTGAGATGTCACTTTACATGGAAGTTGTTAATTGAAGCCCCTGAAATTCCTGATTTAGAAAACAGGATCTGGGAAGAGATTCAGTTCCTGGATACCAAATACAATGTGGGAATACACAACCTACTAGCCTACGTGGAACACCTGAAAGGCCAGAATGAGGAAGCCCTGGTGACCTTGAAAAAGGCTGAAGACTTAATCCAGAAAGAACATGCCAACCAAGCAGATATGAGAAGTCTGGTGACCTGGGGCAACTTTGCCTGGGTGTATTACCACATGGGCAGACTGGCAGAAGCCCAGACTTACCTGGACAAGGTGGAGAACACTTGCAAGAAGTTTGCAAATCCTTCCTGCTATAGAATGGAGTGTCCAGAGATGGACTGTGAGGAAGGATGGGCCTTGGCGAAGTGTGGAGGGAAGAATTATGAACGGGCCAAGGCCTGCTTTGAAAAGGCTCTGGAAGGGGACCCTGAAAACCCTGAATTCAATACCGGGTATGCGATCACTGTCTATCGCCTGGATAACTTTAACATAGCAGCAGAGAGGAATGAGACATTTTCTCTGCACGTCCTAAAACGAGCTGTCAGGCTAAATCCAGATGATGTATATATTAGGGTTCTCCTTGCCCTGAAGCTTCAGGATGGAGGACAGGAAgctgaaggagaaaaatacatTGAAGAAGCTCTGACCAGTATGTCTTCACAGACCTACGTCTTTCGATATGCAGCCAAGTTTTATCGAAGAAAAGGGTCTGTGGATAAAGCTCTTGAGCTCTTAAAAATGGCCTTGGAGACAACACCCACTTCTGCCTTCCTGCATCACCAAATGGGGCTTTGCTACAAGACACAAATGATCCAAATCAAGGAAGCTACAAACTGGCAGCCTAGAGGGCAAGATAGGGAAACTGTGAACAGATTGGTTCAACTGGCTATATGCAAATTTGAAAAGACTATAATGTTAAAGCCCACATTTGAGATGGCCTATGTTGAGCTGGCTGAAATGTATGCAGAAATAGGCCACCACAGAAAGGCTGAGGAACATTTTCAGAAAGTGTTACGCATGAAGATCTTTGAAGATCAGCTAAAGCAAGAGATTCATTACCGCTACGGCTCTTTCCAAGAACACCATGGGAAATCTGAAGATAAAGCAATCACCCACTATTTAAAAggtttgaaaatagaaaaaatgtccCTTTCCAGGGAAAAACTTCTCAATGCTTTAGAGAAATTGGCTAAAAGATGTGTTCACCGGAAGGTACGGGTTGTGGAAAGTGTCAGCCTCCTTGGGCTCATCCACAAATTGAAAGGAGAAGTAAGTGATGCCTTGCTGTGCTATGAGAGGGCTCTGAGGCTGGCTGCTGACCTGAACCCTATGTTTTAA